A window from Lusitaniella coriacea LEGE 07157 encodes these proteins:
- a CDS encoding GAF domain-containing protein: protein MVDASTRNARTDYDPDWFGSVGQQSKFAIAVIDPTTLIIQRANDAFALLTGIAPESEKSLHLWDIFSDFDEITQEKLYRRHLLHLILRDIYDVDRGDWRFLDEPAIATLKSPPSPEARYIEFWLRSDRLKIERIDPQIDEFADVDLPNLLDREILSQEMWEERIEWSNYRISGHLLWEGLDITPQEQIQRAIALLIEQDSIFEADTFAAIGEPLRSLFRAENHLFLNIKQGQVELFVGSADRVRETQRYALEALQGSPFLRAAEVNRVWNVPDLAQDCPTELEQMLRDRGVGSLLLIPLIRDDLRGLDEMSSAVLGFVALASDRANHFDRLDAERATTLKPAFKSAFRQARGYQFTRIHSSVEWRFRQEAERRSLGLPSEQIVLSNVYPLYGISDIRGSALKRNQSIQNDLLEQFKFALAVVEAADREQEIPFLEQLKLDLEAYIDRLSREVKAEDEVSAIDYLKKHLEIYFEYFRQCGSAAIEAVEAYENACSNEHGYVYQARDRYDRIIGELNANLRATWERSQARMQQILPHYCDLEVADGIDHVLYVGASIIPPDSPKQFSVFHLHSLRYEQLRAMCECARICLNLREEKNLPLDVAHLVLVQDSTVDIFHDEQTEKLFDVRGSRDTRYEIVKKRIDKARDSKDGTRITQPGMLTVVYSTNDEWTEYHQYLRYLVRDEWVDCKIESGTIEPLQGISGLKYARVNVLQHPKE, encoded by the coding sequence ATGGTTGATGCTTCTACCCGCAATGCTCGAACGGATTATGACCCGGATTGGTTCGGATCTGTCGGACAACAAAGCAAATTCGCGATCGCGGTTATCGATCCCACAACATTAATCATTCAGCGCGCCAACGATGCTTTTGCACTTTTAACGGGAATTGCGCCAGAATCGGAAAAATCTCTACATCTTTGGGATATTTTCTCGGATTTTGATGAAATTACTCAAGAAAAACTCTACCGTCGCCATCTCTTGCACTTAATTTTGCGAGACATTTACGATGTGGATCGTGGCGATTGGCGTTTTTTAGACGAACCCGCGATCGCGACGCTAAAAAGTCCCCCCAGTCCAGAAGCGCGCTATATCGAGTTTTGGCTGCGTTCGGATCGCCTCAAAATCGAGCGGATCGATCCTCAAATTGACGAGTTTGCCGATGTGGATTTGCCGAATCTGCTCGATCGCGAAATTCTCTCTCAGGAAATGTGGGAAGAACGAATCGAGTGGTCAAACTACCGCATTTCGGGTCATTTGTTGTGGGAAGGATTGGACATTACCCCCCAAGAACAAATTCAACGCGCGATCGCGCTACTCATCGAACAAGATTCTATTTTTGAAGCAGACACCTTTGCTGCCATTGGCGAACCCTTGCGCTCCCTCTTTCGTGCCGAAAATCACCTCTTTTTGAACATCAAACAAGGACAAGTCGAACTGTTTGTGGGTTCGGCAGATCGCGTCAGAGAAACCCAACGATACGCACTAGAAGCGCTGCAAGGTTCTCCCTTCCTTCGTGCAGCAGAAGTCAATCGCGTGTGGAACGTTCCCGATCTCGCTCAAGACTGTCCCACAGAATTAGAACAAATGCTCCGCGATCGCGGCGTGGGTTCCCTCCTGCTCATTCCCTTAATTCGAGACGACTTGCGCGGACTCGATGAGATGTCCTCTGCGGTGTTGGGATTTGTGGCATTAGCGAGCGATCGCGCCAACCATTTCGATCGACTCGATGCAGAACGCGCAACCACCCTAAAACCCGCATTTAAATCCGCATTTCGCCAAGCGCGAGGCTACCAATTTACCCGCATCCACTCCTCCGTAGAGTGGCGTTTTCGCCAAGAAGCGGAACGGCGAAGTTTGGGATTGCCTTCAGAACAGATCGTCCTGAGCAATGTTTATCCCCTTTACGGCATCTCGGACATTCGCGGATCGGCACTGAAGCGCAACCAATCGATTCAAAACGATTTGCTCGAACAGTTTAAGTTCGCACTCGCCGTAGTTGAAGCGGCAGATCGAGAGCAAGAAATTCCTTTTTTAGAGCAACTCAAATTAGACTTAGAAGCCTATATCGATCGCCTCTCGCGGGAAGTCAAAGCAGAGGATGAGGTGAGCGCGATCGATTATCTCAAAAAACACCTAGAAATTTATTTTGAATACTTCCGTCAATGCGGTTCTGCGGCAATTGAAGCAGTAGAAGCTTACGAGAACGCTTGCAGCAACGAACACGGTTATGTTTATCAGGCGCGCGATCGCTACGATCGAATCATTGGCGAACTCAACGCAAACCTACGTGCAACTTGGGAACGCTCTCAAGCGAGAATGCAGCAAATTCTCCCCCATTACTGCGATTTGGAAGTTGCTGACGGCATCGATCATGTCCTCTACGTCGGCGCATCCATCATTCCTCCCGACTCCCCCAAACAGTTCTCCGTCTTTCACCTGCACAGCTTGCGCTACGAACAACTGCGAGCCATGTGCGAATGCGCGCGGATTTGTCTGAACCTGCGAGAAGAAAAAAATCTTCCCCTCGATGTTGCTCATCTGGTTTTAGTGCAAGATTCAACCGTCGATATTTTTCACGACGAACAAACCGAAAAGCTCTTTGATGTTCGAGGAAGCCGTGACACTCGCTACGAAATTGTCAAAAAGCGCATCGACAAAGCCAGGGATAGCAAAGATGGGACGCGGATTACACAACCCGGAATGCTCACCGTCGTTTATTCAACCAATGATGAGTGGACTGAATATCATCAATATCTGCGGTATTTAGTTCGCGACGAGTGGGTGGATTGCAAAATTGAATCGGGAACAATCGAACCCCTTCAAGGCATATCGGGGTTGAAGTACGCGCGCGTCAATGTTTTGCAACATCCCAAAGAATAA